In a genomic window of Pelodiscus sinensis isolate JC-2024 chromosome 32, ASM4963464v1, whole genome shotgun sequence:
- the SH3BP5L gene encoding SH3 domain-binding protein 5-like: protein MEDSDQRLVLGMSPGDGRQTPPGELRTPTEEGEERRTPVPEDFCDGEQAKVPPRDEEDVEEELDPRIQEELEHLNQANEEINRVELQLDEARTTYRRILSESARKLNAQGSQLGSCIEKARPYYEARRLAKEAQQETQKAALRYERAVSMHNAAREMVFVAEQGVMADKNRLDPTWQEMLNHATCKVNEAEEERLHSEREHQRVTRLCQQAEAKVQSLQKSLKRVIVKSKPYFELKAQFNQILEEHKARVTGLERQVAQAKTRYAVALRNLEQISEQIHARRLQRLIRRRASPVGAEAGALGAECPAADSLSMLSLQTIASDLQKFDSVEHLLGLSDATSLNSEELGEPAQRQGGPGQFRHHRSISL from the exons ATGGAGGACTCAGACCAGCGGCTGGTTCTGGGCATGAGCCCAGGGGACGGGCGGCAGACGCCCCCGGGGGAGCTGCGGACGCCCacggaggagggggaagagcgcAGAACGCCTGTCCCTGAGGACTTCTGCGATGGTGAGCAAGCCAAGGTGCCCCCGAGGGATGAGGAGGATGTGGAGGAAGAGCTGGATCCCAGGATACAG GAGGAGCTGGAGCATCTCAACCAGGCCAACGAGGAGATCAACCgggtggagctgcagctggac gAGGCCAGGACCACGTATCGCCGGATCCTGTCGGAGTCCGCCCGGAAGCTGAAcgcgcagggctcccagctggggagCTGCATCGAGAAAGCCCGGCCCTACTACGAGGCCCGGCGCCTGGCCAAGGAG gcccagcaggagaCGCAGAAGGCGGCGCTGCGCTACGAGCGGGCGGTCAGCATGCACAACGCCGCGCGGGAGATGGTCTTCGTGGCGGAGCAGGGCGTCATGGCCGACAAGAACCGGCTGGACCCCACCTGGCAGGAGATGCTCAACCACGCCACCTGCAAG gTGAACGAGGCGGAGGAGGAGCGGCTGCACAGCGAGCGGGAGCACCAGCGCGTCACCCGGCTGTGCCAGCAGGCCGAGGCCAAGGTGCAGAGCCTGCAGAAATCCCTCAAGCGCGTCATCGTCAAGAGCAAGCCCTACTTCGAGCTCAAGGCCCAGTTCAACCAGATCCTGGAG GAGCACAAGGCGCGGGTGacggggctggagcggcaggtgGCGCAGGCCAAGACGCGCTACGCGGTGGCGCTGCGGAACCTGGAGCAGATCAGCGAGCAGATCCACGCCCGGCGGCTGCAGCGGCTCATCCGGCGCCGGGCCTCGCCGGTGGGGGCGGAGGCGGGGGCTCTGGGGGCCGAGTGCCCGGCGGCCGACTCGCTCTCCATGCTCAGCCTGCAGACCATCGCCTCCGACCTGCAGAAGTTCGACTCGGTGGAGCATCTGCTGGGCCTGTCGGACGCCACCAGCCTCAACAGCGAGGAGCTGGGGGAGCCGGCGCAGCGCCAGGGCGGGCCCGGCCAGTTCCGGCACCACCGCAGCATCAGCCTCTAG